In Arvicola amphibius chromosome 1, mArvAmp1.2, whole genome shotgun sequence, one DNA window encodes the following:
- the Znf644 gene encoding zinc finger protein 644 isoform X1: MRLFLHRNVNKPKFRLNVLSDLANNMDDLKINTDVHGAKEELQDDSSFISEKDSGVHKPKDCQTSFQRNNSLTLSEESSEDKSEKALSGGQSALLIPAGAPAASSENFTLPTGASNGPVSHSSVTKTSSMNEGSVSLTTGQPVDQPATESCSALKAAADLQLSAPQKPSQHQVVFLLSDVAHTKNTAHSIKKLPTSASVGCDVPSSVGNSVKSESTLLNQVEVGEGSEHALAKDDCASALAGISSGTDEFRPENDTNWDPQKEFIQFLMTNEEAVDKAPVHPKVAGVEKKRKRKMDVSRITRYTEDCFSDANRVPSKSKMLQVDFVGQNEEVQATDAQKYALSKVKPESADDLESVDTFQHLVYNSDKCGEGSSPAHTHTFISNTVKQKCEERDSESPAPFSAEEPSFYPCTKCNVNFREKKHLHRHMMYHLDGNSHFRHLNVPRPYACRECGRTFRDRNSLLKHMIIHQERRQKLMEEIRELKELQDEGRSARLQCPQCVFGTNCPKTFVQHAKTHEKDKRYYCCEECNFMAVTENELECHRGIAHGAAVKCPVISSDATQRKTQKKTLVKDSVTGSSKKPATYLCKMCPFTTSARSILKKHMEYLHSPSCVDSFGNPLGLDKRKNDVLEESVDLDCTKPLVKHQSATFPKNSALKQDVKRTFASSSQSNFSKFHKRPHRIQKARKSIAQSGVNTCNPNSSPHKDVAIKSSTDQKPKYLHQVAKEKSNAKANSYLYRHKYENHRVIKKSGESNPLPFRKEVNSLNSLHLFSSSNNSHNNFISDPHCPDTKRPDHKRVAVKRVVKPSRKESSGGEDLDSYPDFLHKMTVVVLQKLNSAEKKDSYETEDDSSWDNVELGDYTTQAMEEETYSGLSQEHVNLLPLFKSKMESQGPEDSTALSYNQDEGFYFEYYEDGGTDSFLREIHDPQPLENAEAPLSKHSSVFHWADLSLEKKSCPYCPATFETGVGLSNHVRGHLHRAGLSYEARHVVSPEQIATSDKMQHFKRTGTGTPVKRVRKAVEKAETTSEHTCQLCGGWFDTKIGLSNHVRGHLKRLGKTKWDAHKSPICVLNEMMQNEEKYEKILKALNNRRIIPRPFVAQKFTSGDDFLSQDVLPLDEYRNGLKTEALSVSASEEERLSFLNECDETKPELPSGRKSQSLTLIELLRNKRMGNERNSALSPQKIHNQTARKRFVQKCVLPLNDDSPLMCQPQKMDLTVHSALDCKQKKSRSRSGSKKKMLTLPHGADEVYILRCRFCGLVFRGPLSVQEDWIKHLQRHIVNANIPRTGAGMVEVTSLLKKPASITEASFSLLMAEAAS, translated from the exons aCTAAATGTGTTAAGTGATCTTGCCAACAATATGGATGATTTGAAGATAAACACCGATGTCCATGGTGCTAAAGAAGAACTCCAAGATGACAGCAGTTTTATCTCAGAGAAAGACAGTGGAGTTCATAAACCAAAAGACTGTCAGACATCATTTCAGAGAAACAATTCATTGACTCTGTCTGAAGAATCATCAGAGGATAAATCAGAAAAAGCCTTAAGTGGAGGCCAGTCTGCTTTGCTTATTCCTGCCGGCGCTCCTGCTGCCTCTAGTGAAAACTTTACCTTGCCTACAGGAGCAAGTAATGGACCAGTTTCACACTCCTCTGTAACAAAGACTTCCAGTATGAATGAAGGTAGTGTCTCTTTAACCACTGGACAGCCTGTGGATCAGCCAGCGACAGAATCTTGTTCAGCTTTGAAGGCAGCAGCTGATCTTCAGCTGTCTGCACCACAAAAACCAAGTCAGCACCAAGTTGTGTTTTTGTTATCAGATGTAGCACATACTAAGAATACAGCCCATTCCATTAAAAAACTACCTACCTCTGCTTCAGTTGGCTGTGATGTTCCGAGTTCAGTAGGGAACAGTGTGAAGTCAGAGAGCACTTTACTAAACCAAGTGGAGGTGGGTGAGGGTAGTGAACATGCGTTGGCAAAAGATGATTGTGCCAGTGCATTAGCAGGGATTTCCTCAGGTACAGATGAATTTAGGCCCGAAAATGATACAAATTGGGATCCCCAGAAAGAGTTCATTCAGTTTCTTATGACGAATGAAGAAGCGGTGGATAAAGCCCCGGTCCATCCCAAAGTGGCAGGtgtagagaagaagagaaagcgGAAAATGGACGTCAGCAGAATCACTCGCTACACAGAGGACTGTTTCAGTGATGCAAATCGTGTGCCCAGTAAGTCAAAGATGCTACAGGTTGACTTTGTAGGGCAAAATGAGGAGGTACAAGCAACAGACGCACAGAAATATGCTTTATCAAAAGTGAAGCCCGAATCTGCTGATGACCTGGAGTCTGTGGACACTTTTCAGCATCTAGTTTATAACTCGGATAAATGTGGAGAAGGCAGTTCACCTGCTCACACTCACACTTTCATATCAAATACCGTGAAACAGAAATGTGAAGAGCGTGACTCCGAGTCACCCGCTCCCTTCAGTGCTGAGGAGCCATCCTTCTACCCCTGTACAAAGTGCAATGTGAACTTCAGGGAGAAAAAgcacctccacaggcacatgaTGTACCATCTAGACGGCAACAGCCACTTCCGCCACCTCAACGTCCCCAGACCATATGCTTGTAGAGAATGTGGACGGACGTTTCGGGATCGCAATTCACTGCTGAAGCATATGATCATTCatcaggagaggagacagaagctgatgGAAGAAATCCGGGAATTGAAAGAGCTCCAAGATGAAGGACGGAGCGCACGATTGCAGTGCCCTCAGTGTGTGTTTGGTACCAATTGCCCTAAGACGTTCGTGCAGCACGCTAAGACCCATGAGAAGGACAAAAGgtactattgctgtgaggagtGTAACTTCATGGCAGTCACGGAGAACGAGCTGGAGTGCCATCGGGGCATCGCCCACGGAGCCGCAGTGAAATGTCCTGTCATCAGTTCAGATGCAACtcagaggaaaacacagaaaaagactTTGGTAAAAGACTCTGTTACAGGTTCATCCAAAAAACCAGCTACGTACCTATGTAAAATGTGCCCCTTTACTACTTCAGCCAGAAGTATTCTGAAAAAGCACATGGAGTATTTGCATTCCCCGTCATGTGTTGACTCATTTGGTAATCCTCTTGGacttgacaaaagaaaaaatgacgtCCTTGAGGAGTCTGTAGATCTCGATTGCACTAAGCCATTAGTAAAACACCAGTCAGCCACGTTTCCAAAGAACTCTGCTTTAAAACAAGACGTCAAACGGACATTTGCATCAAGCTCACAatcaaatttttcaaaatttcataagCGGCCACACCGAATACAAAAAGCCCGGAAAAGTATTGCCCAGTCTGGTGTAAACACGTGCAATCCAAACAGCTCTCCCCACAAGGATGTTGCGATTAAAAGCAGCACTGACCAAAAGCCAAAGTATCTCCATCAAGTAGCAAAAGAAAAGTCTAATGCCAAGGCAAATAGTTATTTATATAGACACAAGTATGAAAACCACAGGGTGATCAAAAAATCAGGTGAATCAAATCcacttcctttcagaaaagaggtTAATTCATTAAACTCTTTACATCTGTTTTCATCATCAAATAATTctcataataattttatttcagacCCTCATTGCCCAGATACCAAAAGACCAGATCACAAGCGTGTGGCTGTCAAAAGAGTAGTTAAGCCTTCCAGGAAGGAAAGTTCTGGTGGAGAAGACTTGGATAGCTATCCTGATTTTCTGCATAAAATGACTGTTGTTGTTTTGCAAAAGCTTAATTCTGCTGAAAAGAAAGACAGTTACGAGACGGAAGATGACAGTTCCTGGGATAATGTTGAGCTAGGTGACTACACTACACAGGCCATGGAAGAAGAAACCTACAGTGGTCTTAGTCAAGAACATGTAAACTTATTGCCTCTATTTAAAAGCAAGATGGAAAGCCAAGGTCCTGAGGATAGTACTGCCCTCAGTTACAATCAGGACGAGGGCTTTTATTTTGAGTATTATGAAGATGGTGGCACTGACAGCTTTTTGCGTGAGATACATGACCCTCAGCCTTTGGAAAATGCAGAAGCGCCCTTGTCAAAGCACAGCTCCGTGTTTCACTGGGCCGACCTGTCCCTGGAGAAGAAGTCGTGTCCTTACTGCCCAGCCACATTTGAAACAGGTGTTGGGCTGTCAAATCACGTCCGAGGGCATCTTCATAGAGCAGGATTAAGCTATGAAGCCCGTCATGTTGTATCGCCAGAACAAATAGCCACAAGTGACAAAATGCAGCATTTCAAAAGAACTGGCACAGGGACGCCTGTGAAGCGTGTTAGAAAAG CTGTAGAGAAGGCTGAGACCACTTCTGAACACACGTGTCAGCTCTGTGGTGGTTGGTTTGACACAAAGATTGGGTTATCAAATCATGTCAGAGGCCATCTGAAAAGACTTGGGAAAACTAAGTGGGATGCTCACAAGTCTCCAATCTGTGTTCTGAACGAGATGATGCAGAACGAAGAGAAATACGAAAAGATTTTAAAGGCCCTGAACAATCGTCGCATCATTCCCAGACCGTTTGTAGCTCAGAAATTCACATCAGGTGATGACTTCCTGTCTCAGGATGTTTTACCTCTCGATGAATACCGCAACGGCCTAAAGACAGAGGCTCTGTCAGTGTCTGCATCAGAGGAAGAGCGCCTGAGCTTCCTAAACGAATGTGACGAAACAAAACCCGAACTGCCCAGTGGAAGGAAGAGCCAGTCTCTTACACTGATAGAACTTCTTAGAAACAAAAGGATGGGGAACGAAAGGAATTCCGCTCTTTCTCCTCAGAAGATCCATAACCAGACGGCAAGGAAGAGGTTTGTTCAGAAATGTGTTCTTCCATTAAACGACGACAGTCCCTTGATGTGTCAACCACAAAAAATGGACTTGACTGTGCACTCAG
- the Znf644 gene encoding zinc finger protein 644 isoform X2, protein MRLFLHRNVNKPKFRLNVLSDLANNMDDLKINTDVHGAKEELQDDSSFISEKDSGVHKPKDCQTSFQRNNSLTLSEESSEDKSEKALSGGQSALLIPAGAPAASSENFTLPTGASNGPVSHSSVTKTSSMNEGSVSLTTGQPVDQPATESCSALKAAADLQLSAPQKPSQHQVVFLLSDVAHTKNTAHSIKKLPTSASVGCDVPSSVGNSVKSESTLLNQVEVGEGSEHALAKDDCASALAGISSGTDEFRPENDTNWDPQKEFIQFLMTNEEAVDKAPVHPKVAGVEKKRKRKMDVSRITRYTEDCFSDANRVPSKSKMLQVDFVGQNEEVQATDAQKYALSKVKPESADDLESVDTFQHLVYNSDKCGEGSSPAHTHTFISNTVKQKCEERDSESPAPFSAEEPSFYPCTKCNVNFREKKHLHRHMMYHLDGNSHFRHLNVPRPYACRECGRTFRDRNSLLKHMIIHQERRQKLMEEIRELKELQDEGRSARLQCPQCVFGTNCPKTFVQHAKTHEKDKRYYCCEECNFMAVTENELECHRGIAHGAAVKCPVISSDATQRKTQKKTLVKDSVTGSSKKPATYLCKMCPFTTSARSILKKHMEYLHSPSCVDSFGNPLGLDKRKNDVLEESVDLDCTKPLVKHQSATFPKNSALKQDVKRTFASSSQSNFSKFHKRPHRIQKARKSIAQSGVNTCNPNSSPHKDVAIKSSTDQKPKYLHQVAKEKSNAKANSYLYRHKYENHRVIKKSDPHCPDTKRPDHKRVAVKRVVKPSRKESSGGEDLDSYPDFLHKMTVVVLQKLNSAEKKDSYETEDDSSWDNVELGDYTTQAMEEETYSGLSQEHVNLLPLFKSKMESQGPEDSTALSYNQDEGFYFEYYEDGGTDSFLREIHDPQPLENAEAPLSKHSSVFHWADLSLEKKSCPYCPATFETGVGLSNHVRGHLHRAGLSYEARHVVSPEQIATSDKMQHFKRTGTGTPVKRVRKAVEKAETTSEHTCQLCGGWFDTKIGLSNHVRGHLKRLGKTKWDAHKSPICVLNEMMQNEEKYEKILKALNNRRIIPRPFVAQKFTSGDDFLSQDVLPLDEYRNGLKTEALSVSASEEERLSFLNECDETKPELPSGRKSQSLTLIELLRNKRMGNERNSALSPQKIHNQTARKRFVQKCVLPLNDDSPLMCQPQKMDLTVHSALDCKQKKSRSRSGSKKKMLTLPHGADEVYILRCRFCGLVFRGPLSVQEDWIKHLQRHIVNANIPRTGAGMVEVTSLLKKPASITEASFSLLMAEAAS, encoded by the exons aCTAAATGTGTTAAGTGATCTTGCCAACAATATGGATGATTTGAAGATAAACACCGATGTCCATGGTGCTAAAGAAGAACTCCAAGATGACAGCAGTTTTATCTCAGAGAAAGACAGTGGAGTTCATAAACCAAAAGACTGTCAGACATCATTTCAGAGAAACAATTCATTGACTCTGTCTGAAGAATCATCAGAGGATAAATCAGAAAAAGCCTTAAGTGGAGGCCAGTCTGCTTTGCTTATTCCTGCCGGCGCTCCTGCTGCCTCTAGTGAAAACTTTACCTTGCCTACAGGAGCAAGTAATGGACCAGTTTCACACTCCTCTGTAACAAAGACTTCCAGTATGAATGAAGGTAGTGTCTCTTTAACCACTGGACAGCCTGTGGATCAGCCAGCGACAGAATCTTGTTCAGCTTTGAAGGCAGCAGCTGATCTTCAGCTGTCTGCACCACAAAAACCAAGTCAGCACCAAGTTGTGTTTTTGTTATCAGATGTAGCACATACTAAGAATACAGCCCATTCCATTAAAAAACTACCTACCTCTGCTTCAGTTGGCTGTGATGTTCCGAGTTCAGTAGGGAACAGTGTGAAGTCAGAGAGCACTTTACTAAACCAAGTGGAGGTGGGTGAGGGTAGTGAACATGCGTTGGCAAAAGATGATTGTGCCAGTGCATTAGCAGGGATTTCCTCAGGTACAGATGAATTTAGGCCCGAAAATGATACAAATTGGGATCCCCAGAAAGAGTTCATTCAGTTTCTTATGACGAATGAAGAAGCGGTGGATAAAGCCCCGGTCCATCCCAAAGTGGCAGGtgtagagaagaagagaaagcgGAAAATGGACGTCAGCAGAATCACTCGCTACACAGAGGACTGTTTCAGTGATGCAAATCGTGTGCCCAGTAAGTCAAAGATGCTACAGGTTGACTTTGTAGGGCAAAATGAGGAGGTACAAGCAACAGACGCACAGAAATATGCTTTATCAAAAGTGAAGCCCGAATCTGCTGATGACCTGGAGTCTGTGGACACTTTTCAGCATCTAGTTTATAACTCGGATAAATGTGGAGAAGGCAGTTCACCTGCTCACACTCACACTTTCATATCAAATACCGTGAAACAGAAATGTGAAGAGCGTGACTCCGAGTCACCCGCTCCCTTCAGTGCTGAGGAGCCATCCTTCTACCCCTGTACAAAGTGCAATGTGAACTTCAGGGAGAAAAAgcacctccacaggcacatgaTGTACCATCTAGACGGCAACAGCCACTTCCGCCACCTCAACGTCCCCAGACCATATGCTTGTAGAGAATGTGGACGGACGTTTCGGGATCGCAATTCACTGCTGAAGCATATGATCATTCatcaggagaggagacagaagctgatgGAAGAAATCCGGGAATTGAAAGAGCTCCAAGATGAAGGACGGAGCGCACGATTGCAGTGCCCTCAGTGTGTGTTTGGTACCAATTGCCCTAAGACGTTCGTGCAGCACGCTAAGACCCATGAGAAGGACAAAAGgtactattgctgtgaggagtGTAACTTCATGGCAGTCACGGAGAACGAGCTGGAGTGCCATCGGGGCATCGCCCACGGAGCCGCAGTGAAATGTCCTGTCATCAGTTCAGATGCAACtcagaggaaaacacagaaaaagactTTGGTAAAAGACTCTGTTACAGGTTCATCCAAAAAACCAGCTACGTACCTATGTAAAATGTGCCCCTTTACTACTTCAGCCAGAAGTATTCTGAAAAAGCACATGGAGTATTTGCATTCCCCGTCATGTGTTGACTCATTTGGTAATCCTCTTGGacttgacaaaagaaaaaatgacgtCCTTGAGGAGTCTGTAGATCTCGATTGCACTAAGCCATTAGTAAAACACCAGTCAGCCACGTTTCCAAAGAACTCTGCTTTAAAACAAGACGTCAAACGGACATTTGCATCAAGCTCACAatcaaatttttcaaaatttcataagCGGCCACACCGAATACAAAAAGCCCGGAAAAGTATTGCCCAGTCTGGTGTAAACACGTGCAATCCAAACAGCTCTCCCCACAAGGATGTTGCGATTAAAAGCAGCACTGACCAAAAGCCAAAGTATCTCCATCAAGTAGCAAAAGAAAAGTCTAATGCCAAGGCAAATAGTTATTTATATAGACACAAGTATGAAAACCACAGGGTGATCAAAAAATCAG acCCTCATTGCCCAGATACCAAAAGACCAGATCACAAGCGTGTGGCTGTCAAAAGAGTAGTTAAGCCTTCCAGGAAGGAAAGTTCTGGTGGAGAAGACTTGGATAGCTATCCTGATTTTCTGCATAAAATGACTGTTGTTGTTTTGCAAAAGCTTAATTCTGCTGAAAAGAAAGACAGTTACGAGACGGAAGATGACAGTTCCTGGGATAATGTTGAGCTAGGTGACTACACTACACAGGCCATGGAAGAAGAAACCTACAGTGGTCTTAGTCAAGAACATGTAAACTTATTGCCTCTATTTAAAAGCAAGATGGAAAGCCAAGGTCCTGAGGATAGTACTGCCCTCAGTTACAATCAGGACGAGGGCTTTTATTTTGAGTATTATGAAGATGGTGGCACTGACAGCTTTTTGCGTGAGATACATGACCCTCAGCCTTTGGAAAATGCAGAAGCGCCCTTGTCAAAGCACAGCTCCGTGTTTCACTGGGCCGACCTGTCCCTGGAGAAGAAGTCGTGTCCTTACTGCCCAGCCACATTTGAAACAGGTGTTGGGCTGTCAAATCACGTCCGAGGGCATCTTCATAGAGCAGGATTAAGCTATGAAGCCCGTCATGTTGTATCGCCAGAACAAATAGCCACAAGTGACAAAATGCAGCATTTCAAAAGAACTGGCACAGGGACGCCTGTGAAGCGTGTTAGAAAAG CTGTAGAGAAGGCTGAGACCACTTCTGAACACACGTGTCAGCTCTGTGGTGGTTGGTTTGACACAAAGATTGGGTTATCAAATCATGTCAGAGGCCATCTGAAAAGACTTGGGAAAACTAAGTGGGATGCTCACAAGTCTCCAATCTGTGTTCTGAACGAGATGATGCAGAACGAAGAGAAATACGAAAAGATTTTAAAGGCCCTGAACAATCGTCGCATCATTCCCAGACCGTTTGTAGCTCAGAAATTCACATCAGGTGATGACTTCCTGTCTCAGGATGTTTTACCTCTCGATGAATACCGCAACGGCCTAAAGACAGAGGCTCTGTCAGTGTCTGCATCAGAGGAAGAGCGCCTGAGCTTCCTAAACGAATGTGACGAAACAAAACCCGAACTGCCCAGTGGAAGGAAGAGCCAGTCTCTTACACTGATAGAACTTCTTAGAAACAAAAGGATGGGGAACGAAAGGAATTCCGCTCTTTCTCCTCAGAAGATCCATAACCAGACGGCAAGGAAGAGGTTTGTTCAGAAATGTGTTCTTCCATTAAACGACGACAGTCCCTTGATGTGTCAACCACAAAAAATGGACTTGACTGTGCACTCAG